ATGAGGCTAGGTGTAGATACAGAAGTATGCGGTGCGGTTAACTATGTAATCCGACTTCAAGAGGTAAACATGACTATGATTAGGCTAGAATCCAATTAACAAAAAACAATACAAATGATAATTGAAAAAAATTGAGGTCAAATTAACAATGTAGTTTGTCGAAGGTCAAATTAACAATGTTGTGTTTGGGAACATATCCAGCGCTACCAATTATGGTGCTTCCATGCTACCACCCTCCAAAACCGATGCAAATGatcattgattttttttaaaaacttcTGTCACATATGCCACTATATAATCAAGCATCCTGCATAGACTCTAGTGCAAACACGATGGACATTCAAGAATAAAATCATTCTACTAATAGTAGATTTAtgtttatctttttttctcctttcatTTTCAGCTACTCCTTGCAACATTGTTTGTCTTTTTGGTATCTCAATTTGTAGATCGGATTTAGGTACGGCACTGTGTTTGTAAATTCGTTTTATGTCACATTGTCAGTATTTTTTGGGAGTTAATAACCAATATCATCACGTTCTGAGAGGGGGGTAGCACCTGCTATGTTCCCGTGTTTCTACATCCCtctttatactccctccgatccataaaaagtggacgacactttttatggatcggagggagtactagaaaggcacaaagaaaagagaggcCTACATGTGTTCTATGCAAGTTTAGTTGGTTTGTTGAGATTTGTCAATTGGTTTCACCGTCTCGGCGCTTCTTCTAACGAAAATGACACAGGTTCGAGAACAAAAAGATATATCAATTGGTATCGACTTCATCGTTCCATTTGTGAACGATTCTCAGAATCTAAGAGGATTGGGTGGTTAAAGTGATGTTGTACAGAACTGTAAGCATTGACATTGTTGACGCCTGCACACTTTCTCCTTGTCGCAAGATAATCATCATAAGCGAAACACATATGTGTCTGTGAACGTGCGTATAAGCATAATGTAAGTAGTGCTCTAGTATATGTGATGAGAATGTCATTGCAATTTAGTATACTCATGAGCACTTTAGAAGCACTTGAGGAGTAAATAATACTACCGTTCACTTTGCTAGTAAGCCTTCCGAAATTCAGAAAGATAAGCAAACTATGCCATCAACCCTTAAAATAACTGAAAAAATAGAAACTAAATTGCTAGCATTGGGGTTACAGAGCAACCAGACACATTAAATTTCTTCCAATGTTGTACTCCCTACagtcttgaagaacttgaagTTCCAACATATCTTTGGCcaaacttttaaaattttaacCATTGATTGGATATGTGAAAGTCATGTAtatatttgtctaaaaaaaatacttccaTAATACTAGAGTTCCAACATATCTTTGGCcaaacttttaaaattttaacCATAGATTGGATATGTGAAAGTCATGTAtatatttgtctaaaaaaatacttccATAATACTAGAATGTTTTTAGGCTATATCATTATATCTGACAAAAACTGATGGTCAAAGTTACTTTGTGAAGACGTTCAAAACATCAGGTTTTAAAGATTAGATGAAGTATATTACGTTGATGCTATTATTCAAGAAGTTACGGCAGAATTGCTCACATTGGGGTTACAGAAGAACCAGCCATCAATGATCACATTGGGGTTACTGAAGAACCAGTCATTGccgatttcttttctttcccctCGCCTTggccctcttcttcctcgcctcctctttctgcctctcttcctcttccctcgCAAACTTCTCGCTCTCCCTCTTCTGCAAGAAGTCCTGCACCCCCAGATAAATCACCTGCATTGCCAGAAAAACCAGGAACCAGGGAAAAATGTTCACAAGACCAGCACCGACCACCCCAAAACGACACTATCAGCAAACGGCTGTGCAATTCGCTATTCGTTACCCAAGAGACACGAAATGATTTGACAGAGACCAAACGCGTTACACACCCCGATGGTGAGGAGCGAGAGACCGACGAACGCGATGGTGAGCAGCGCGGAAACTACGGTAGCGGTGATGCTTTCGTCGTCGGCAGCCACCCTCATCATGGCCTCGGTCTGCTCCACTTcttcggcgacggcggcagcagggcGCAGCCTCGTGAGGCGCAAGCGTCCCGTGGCGCCTCCGCATCCTCCCCCGGCATTCCAAGCACGGCGAGAAGCAGCAGATCTCGAGAAGAAGAGCGCCGGCGCGGGTATTGCTGGTGGCGCGAGGGGTAGGAGGAGCGAGAGGGAGCACGCTGCCGCCATTATCCCGTCCCTCGCGCCagcaagggaagggaagggaggtGAAATGAACGGTCGGAACGAACGGGTAATGGATGGGCCAATCCGGCGTAGAACGGGCCCGTGCGGACCAGTATGGGCCGGAGGCCCGGCCCGACGTGGGCCCGAGAGGCCTAGAGAATTCTAGAGATATCGATCCCCATCGAGAGAACGATCAGAACGGAGGAGGCCACGGTGGCAGTTCGGCTCGACCGCTGTGACGTGGCCTGGCCTATCTGCATTTGCCAGTTCGGCTCGCCCTCTTTCTTCCCTGTCGTGACTCGGAAACGAACTCACTGGAAGAAAGAAGCGAACAACCGATCGCAGCGCCGCACCGCATCGCACCCATCACCGCTTTCGAGGAGCGAGGTCCGCATTCCGTGGGATCGGGAGGAGAGGTCGGGATGGCCGGGGATCGTCTGAGCTGGGCGAGGCTGCTCAAATGGAGCCTCTCCTACATCGACGGCGCGCGGCCTTCTCGCGCCATCAGGTGAGCAGGACCCCAGGAAAGGGGAGATGGAGTCTATTTCTCGGCCGTGTTCTGCTGTTTCCATTTGGGCTAACGGGCTGATGAATCgggtgctggtggtggtttCTGGACTTCGTGTGCTATGtgcagcgaggaggagcggaTGTGgctggcggaggcggtggagcgGCACATGGCGGCCGACGTGGTGAGCCGCATGAGGGAGATCGCGCTGCTCATGAGCACCCCGCCCTCCGTCCTGGAGGCGCAGGGCATAACTCCTGACGACATCGAAGGTACGGTTCAACTAGGGAGCAAGGATGGTATTAAGAGTGAGGGAAGGCGGTCGATTGTGGTATTAGAGTGGATTCAAGTGATTGAATTTCAATTGTGATGATAAACCAAGGACAGTGGACGGTTGGACGAGTAATTTTTACCCGCCCTTGGGAACACTAGGGAGTAAGGATGGTTACGGACACTTCCGATGAAATATAGTATGCCATAGTTGTGAGGAATGTTTTTGGCACTCTGAACAGCCATTGTTATCCCAATTCGCTCAAGCTACTGAGCTCGCCGGGGGTAAACCTTTTGTCTTCCAGCCCATCATTCTGATCTCCATAAGGTTTGTCCAGCCCATCATTCTGATCTCCATAGGGGTTTGTCTTTGCAAGTAATGTCGCCCGGGTAATACTGGCACGACGATATTTCGTTTGCCTACTTGATTAAATACTGGCACGACGATATTTCGTTTGCTTACTTGATTAAATAATGGCACGACGATATTTCGTTTGCTTACTTGATTACTGATGTCCGTTCCATTGACCATTGCAGGTTTGCTGGCTGAGCTACAGGTACATGTGGAGTCTATCGACATAGCGAATGGTATGTTTTTGAACGCCATCATCTTTTCCTATGCATTGCTAATAGTGTTGTCATGGTCCAACAGTGTTATGAAATCTCCTCCGCACTTTGTTTCAAGCTATCTCCTTGCTCAGCATAATAGTAGTCTAAACAGTTGAAGCCCCCAAATCCACCACTACCTCGTCTCAGTTATGTGAGTCTTCAGTACAACTTCTCCATCATGAGTAAAATATTGGGTGCACTAAGGTTTCTGCACATGTATTAGCATTACTATTGCATTTCTATGTACATCAACTCAAATTGATTACCTTCGAGTTGAATCTGCAATTCCATCTGTAGGAAAACAAGGTAGCAATTGAAGGCATACATTACTGGTGCCTAACTGTAAACATTCACAACGTTGGATGATTCAAAGAAACATATAGTTTCTGTTGTGGTGGCTAAACAAATGGATGGAGGCATCTGTAGTGGTTATTGGCAATAAACATTGATCTTCAGGTGAATTCTCAGCTCCCCCCTTCCACTATGCTGCTATTACAACCAACTTCCAAGGGGAGCTGTGTTAAGGGGAAAAAAAGATACTGGTTCCAATCTTGTTTGACTAACGAATTAGTTCCAGTAAGGCAGTAATAAGTCTGAAATCTCGAACAAGAGCATCAACTAATGTACTGTGCGTGTGAATTGTTTGTTATGACTTAATCACTGTGTGTTGATCTACTTTTGGTCTCTGGTGTGTTAGATCTGCATTCTGTTGGTGGCTTGGTTCCGGTTATCAAGTACCTCAGGAATTCTAATGCTCGTATCCGAGCTAAAGCGGCAGATGTGGTAACAACAGTTGTTCAGAACAATCCAACTAGTCAGCAGCTGGTCATGGAAGCTAGTGGTTTTGAGCCCCTCTTATCTAACTTCATATCAGATCCTGATCTCACTGCTCGCATAAAAGCTCTTGGTGCGCTATCATGTAAGTTATCTTCTTATCTTCTCTGAAGATGGTAAGAGTAATGTATCTTTCTCTCTATTAAGCTCTGCTGTTTGACAATGCCTCCTTTCATGTTCAGCCTTGATCCGGAACAACAAACCTGGAGTTGCTGCATTTCGTCTAGCCAATGGATATGCAGGACTGAGAGATGCATTGAGCTCAGAGAGTGCCAGGTTTCAGAGGTAATACTGATTTGGCATGAGTATTTGGCAGATGAGTTGCTACTTCCTAGAATGCTTGTGAGTGTGACTGACATGCATGTTCTCTGCCAGGAAAGCACTGAACCTGACTCATTATCTGCTCAGTGAAAGCCATTCCGATTGCTCGGTATTTGCACAGCTAGGTTTCCCCCGTGTCATGATGACTTTGGTATCCAGCAATGACTCTGGTGTTCGAGAAGCAGCATTAGGAGGCCTGCTTGAGCTTGCAAGGGACACAACTCTAGGAAATAGAAGTTTACTAGCAGACCAGGACAGGCTTCGACGTCTTCTATGGAGACGTATACAAAGCATAAGGATGATGGCTCCTGAAGATCTGGATGCTGCACGAGAGGAGAGACAACTTGTGGACTCATTGTGGATTGCATGCTACCATGAACCATCTACACTTCAGCAGGAAGGGCTCCTTGTTTTGCCTGGGGAGGAATCTTTCGAGCAACCTCCTGATGTGGCAGGTAGGTTCTTTGAGCCACTGCGCCGACAATCAGTAGGCAGGGCACCTCCTGATGAGAGATCAGAGCCAGTAAGTGGAACTGTGGGAGGAATGATGATGCTCTTAGGTCCCGCACCAGGCAACTCACTGAGTAACTGATCACTGAACCGCGGCGACCACATGAAAAGGAGACTGGGAGTTTACTGTCCTTTGTATAGTTATGTCAGTGCTAGTAGCTCTAtcatgtttgttgtttgttatTCCGAGACTAGTAAGTAAATAATATCCCAGTTTCAGGAAGGAAATGTAAGTGATGTGGCTGTTTCGTGTTATGTATATTGTGCAATTTGCAACGCCATGTATGATCGGATGCTTGAGTATGTAG
This is a stretch of genomic DNA from Brachypodium distachyon strain Bd21 chromosome 1, Brachypodium_distachyon_v3.0, whole genome shotgun sequence. It encodes these proteins:
- the LOC106866111 gene encoding uncharacterized protein LOC106866111, whose product is MAAACSLSLLLPLAPPAIPAPALFFSRSAASRRAWNAGGGCGGATGRLRLTRLRPAAAVAEEVEQTEAMMRVAADDESITATVVSALLTIAFVGLSLLTIGVIYLGVQDFLQKRESEKFAREEEERQKEEARKKRAKARGKKRNRQ
- the LOC100834539 gene encoding uncharacterized protein LOC100834539; protein product: MAGDRLSWARLLKWSLSYIDGARPSRAISEEERMWLAEAVERHMAADVVSRMREIALLMSTPPSVLEAQGITPDDIEGLLAELQVHVESIDIANDLHSVGGLVPVIKYLRNSNARIRAKAADVVTTVVQNNPTSQQLVMEASGFEPLLSNFISDPDLTARIKALGALSSLIRNNKPGVAAFRLANGYAGLRDALSSESARFQRKALNLTHYLLSESHSDCSVFAQLGFPRVMMTLVSSNDSGVREAALGGLLELARDTTLGNRSLLADQDRLRRLLWRRIQSIRMMAPEDLDAAREERQLVDSLWIACYHEPSTLQQEGLLVLPGEESFEQPPDVAGRFFEPLRRQSVGRAPPDERSEPVSGTVGGMMMLLGPAPGNSLSN